The genomic window ggcatagtggttaaattcacacactccacttgggcagcccagagtttgcaggttcggatcccaggtgtggacctatgcaccactcatcaggccatgctgtggcagcatcccacatacaaaatagaggattgcaatagatgttagctcagcgacaatcttcctcaaacaaaaagaggaaaataagtaacatatgttagatcagggccagtcttcctcggggggaaaaaaaagttgaagtcctagggaaggagaggggagacacatacacacattcatgttgctgatgggaatgtgaaTTGCTACAGTGTTTTAGAAAATGTGAcagcatttattaaaattaaaaaaacaggtcTTTTAACCCAACTTTTGAGACTACCTCAcagaacacataaaaataaaagcgCCAAAGAATATATGAACAAAAGCAATGCAGTATTGTTAGCAAGGGCAAAAAAGAGAAACTGTCTACCTATAGCAGAATAATCATATATCAATGGCAAATCCACATTACAGAAtattgttatgaaaattaaatcatTAGTTTTTAATCTATAGCTGCTGACTTGGAGTGATGTGTTATATTCTGTTGCATGAACAAAGGataatatacatgtgtgtgtatctatataatATAACCTGActtcagtaaaaagaggaaaaatatatgtctatctagtttatgtgtgtgtgggcATGGTGAGAGAGCAGCAGACACAGCAGACCTAATCACAGGATGGATGCAGATTCTTCATATTTGTACTGTTTgactttttatatttatcattttgtatACACACAACATATATAATGAAggcaattttaaaatgagagaaacacacaaaaatgaacaaactctGGCCTTTAGCAATTAGAGCAGCTTTATTTACCTAATTCAGACAAAGAGGCTGGAGATCCCTTAGGGAGCTAAAGGCACTGGCAGTGGAAAAAACCATGAGATCATTCTCGCGTTGTCCCCTGAAGCTGTCCCAGGAGAAGGCGTGAAACCCAGAGAACATCTCACTGGTAATTAATACATGGGCGCTCTGTGCCCCTCAGGgacaggaaggaaaacaccaactGAATTAGCCCATCAGCCcagagatgctggtcaaaggtcTGCCCGGCGCTACCCCACACTGCTGCTGGAAGCCCACGCCTCACGCTGCCCGGGCACCTAGCATGTGCCCACCAAGTGCAGTACTTGACGCAAGCGCTTTCACGTAATCCGGCCAGGGGGCAGGCTAGTCACAGACTAGCCGTCCTCTTCATTACCTGCTCCTCCCATACCATTCTGAGAATCTCGGAATCTGAGGGTATCATCCACAGCGCTCTCCACTTTCCAAGTCTCACGGCACTGCTCGCTCACTCCTCAGACGAGAATGTTTCTCCGCACCCAGAGGCTCAGCAGTGCGGCAGCAGATGACGCTCCTCTTCTACTCTGGCGTATCCTGATACAGCGCAGCCAGACTGACTGAGACCCAGGCCGCCGGCTTCGCCAGGGCCCTTCTCTCCCAGAATATCCACACGTCAAGAGATCTCTGCTCCCATCCCTCTTTTCCCCAAAGGTGGCCCTAGTAGAGGTCAACCAGACTTCtagaaaggaggaaatatttgctcTCAGGGCTACCCTGGAGTCGGTATAACCTCCTACTTAAATCTAGTTGTTGATCTGGCTCCATAATAATGTAATACAGCAGGAGACAGGAGAAATCTTTGTTTAGATGTTAGAGAATGTCACATCTGAGTATATCTGAATCCTGAAGTATTAATCTAAAAACTAACATCAATAAATCCTATTTACTCCTGTTGGTCTTAATCCCTTCTAAATTAAAAACTAGAGGATTGTAAAAGTATACGTTtctaaggaaacaaaggaaaaattctgAGTGACCTATATAATTAGGTTTTTCACACAGAATTAACCAAAGTCTATTTAGCATTTCAAAGTccccatttatatatatatgtaatatatagcaAATATGCTTCTTTGGTTAAAATATAAGATAGTcaaagaaaaatgccaaataagCTTTTCAGTGAATGGTTTATAATACCTCAGTTTGTCTACCATTACCAACGTAAGCACTTTCCCAAGTAACACTTGCAGCTAACTGATGTTATTAAATAGTACTACGAGCCACCTCAAGCTGGAAgtatttatttcttacatttcctAATGAAAAAGAATTCCCTTTCACTATAAACAATAGTGCTCATTAAAAGAAGTCAAAGGTCCGGGGAATAGATTTCCACACAAAGCCAAACCTGTTTGGACTGAGTCAAATGGAATAGAAAGTCTAGGAAGATTTTTAAGGTGTTAAAAAGCTGTATTTAGAAACAAAGAGTAGTGctaataaagagttcaaaatgaGTAATATCAGTCACCTTCAGGGCAAAAGATCAGTTCCTTCCAGTTTAGTATTCTACACTTAAAACTGACATTTCATTACTCTTAATTCTATCATAAAATTCTGTATGTTCCTTTAGGCAAATAAAGTAGAAAGGGAAAATGGCATCCTGTCTGTTGAGCACTGTCTTATAAGGAACGCAGCTCTGGAAACCAAAGCCTTGCTAGAAATCTCACCGGATGTCTTTTTCCCGTATGATTTCAAGAACCCAGAAACTTCTGAGACCAGTGATCCATGGTTATCACACTTTGGATAACCTCAAATCCTCCTCACACTCAGGGAACAAAGAAAACAAGTTCTGTATCTCAAGTCCCCAGGAAGCTGGTCTCAAAAGGACATTCATCTGATGTGTTCCATAATCAACATTCAACATCTTAACGGCAGTGCCAATTTCCAAACAGCAAAGGCTACTTATTTTAGCTCAGCTTTCACAGAAACGTTCTTCCGTATCTGAAGTGTTTGTTATTTTCTGaaggatttaatttctccttttgctAATTCATGTACTAATTCACATAAGAATCACAAATCTTTAATTCCGAGTCTCCTGCCCTACCTCATCTCAGTCACCCTGCATCCTTTACACCAACAGTATGTTCTGCAACTTACCAAATACTCCTTCCCACtgattcaaaaaatgtttatacaGCACCACTTATGGGCCACTGAGGGGTTAATGGTCACAAGCTCTAGTTTCTACTCTCAAGCTCTGGTAAGTTGGTCATTTATCTTTATGGCAATCCTGTAAGAACAGCAGGGtgggtattatccccatttttacagGTGAGCAAAAAAGCTCAGAGTCTAAGTGATTTTCCAAGGTCACATACCTTGCAAGGACAGGACTGGACACCAGGACTCCTTATGCTTAATGCTATATAGTATCACAACAGACTATTTGAGATTAATTCCATTTGAcactattttaattctttcttctcaCTCTTAAATTATCCTTAAGTTTTTTTGATgttgctttctgtctctcccaCATGAAGCAGAAACCATGTGTTTTATTtcctcctggttttttttttttttttttgaggaagattagccctaactactgccaatcctcctctttttgctgaggaggactggccctgagctaacatccatgcccatcttcctctactttatatgtgggacgcctgccacagcatggtgtgccaagcagtgccatgtccacacctgggatctgaactggcaaacccggaCCGCCGAgcagcagaacgtgcgaacctaaccactgtgttaccgggccggccccttcctcCTGGTTTTACACATACAGAGGCAGTCTGATGGTGactgctgtttaaaaaaaagggaaagaaaaaccacCACTACACAGATTACTCATGCAGAACGCAGAAATAACTCATGATAAAAGAACTCTTATCATATTTTCAAGCAAGGCTGATACAGTAGGGTACATGTAGCCTGAGTATCAGTGTTAAAATAGTTAAATACTGTGGGAAAATAATCTTTCTTCTGAGGTTCCTGAGATGGACCCTTCACTCCAACCCTACTCCGTGGACCCACAGATCTCCCTAATTAGTGCCAAGAGCTGACAGAGCAGAGGGCCCCCAGGATCCTGTTCTAACGCTCCAGTCAGCTACTCCCAACTGGTCAGTGCCTGTGTTTTATCAATTGAAAGCTATTTTTAATAATCCATCTGCTTTCAGAGAAGATCTTGGGGTGCAGTCAGGCCATTCTTAGTTCTCTAGGCCAAGTATTAGTAGCATCAAGACCTACCTTTATGTAACAGCACTGGCTTACTGCCTATTGACGTAATTAGAGGGGTACAGGGAAAACCCTTATCTTATTGTTTAAATTCTATTTACTTCTCAGTGTGGCCACCTAGTTTATTAATTAGATCCTTTACAATAAAATAGTTACCTGAAAGGATGGCTCTTCAGgaagtgggggtggaggggagagctGGATCCAGAACATGGAGAAGTCAACCTCAACGGCCTAGGTGGGAATGCTAAGAGAGAAGGCAGATTTAGGAAGCTGCCTTTTAATTCCCTTGCCTTATGATGAAACTTGTACTCTTAATGTTACTCTTAAACTAAATGAACCATTTTCAACAGATATGAAGGACAGAGTAATAGAAATCAAAAAGCTCATCTCCCCACATTAATGAATGGgctaattgccaaaacttgacaGAGAAATTGCTTAATCTTACAAGTATTTTATTTGAATAATCTTACAagtattttatttgaataaaaccACTGTAATGGCCATTAAAATGATCTGAAATATAATGATCACTCTGAAAGGAAGTTACAGCATTACTGTATTTACAGAATAGGAAGCAGCAAAGGTGCACATTTGGAAGTGAACAGAACATTGTGAAATCAACCCACATTAAATACCATAAAAATAAGCAGAGTCAAAATGCAGCATCATTTACACGATTGAAAAGGAAAGGGGAAACATTACAGTTAAACTTTTGTATAACATATGGATTTTGACCTGCTACGTTTCTAAGTTGGCAAAAAGCCTTAGAGTTTGTACAAAATGACTGCATGCCCTAATCCCACCCAGCACTAGACCAAGACACTGAAGCTGAGAGCGACTCCTTCCTCATTTTACGGCTTCACTCTTGATGTCCCTCTAAAAAGAGACCAAAGGATTGTGGGGCTGACTCAGACCTATACAGTAAGTACACAGCACCAGCGTCACATAACAAAAACAGCCCAAAGAAATACACCATAATCGTTCCACCCCCCGCCTGCTGATGTCATGTACATTACAAGTAAGCACAGTTGTGCATTCAGGAGTCGACCATACCAACCTCTCTAAGATTTTAGGAATGAGCACATTCAAGTATATGGATACTTCCTTATCTTACAAAGTAAAAGCAAgcgttttctattttaaagtttttatttctgtgtaaaaCAGAACTCCTGGAGGTCAAACAAGTCATGAAACAAATAATCTGAGGTAGAGGTCAAGCAATATAAGCCACAACCTTTTTAGGGGAGTATTTATTCTGGGCAACTATTACATCTCTCTAGTaagatctaatttttttttaaaagtctcaagttccaaaaaattaataatccaCTCTCTGAAATGAAGCTGTAAAACTAAGGCCAACAGAAGACACGCGCGCACCGGCATCACGTTAACATAGTAAGTGGCTGTACTGCAAGCTGCTGACACTCCTATCAGTAGTAGCCGTACGGAGGCCGCTGGTTGTAACCACAGTGTCCATACTGGTGGGGGTAATACGGTTCTTGTCTGTGCTGCGGGTAATTGTTACCCCAGGATCGTCCATGCCACTGATTGGATCGATTGTCACTTGGCCACCCCCGTCTGCCATCCCTACCTCTAAACTGTCTGTTATCTTGCAACctacaacaacaaaacaaaaagatttttatatttctctttaaaaaaaaacagatgacAAATCTACCTCAGtgcattttatttctcaattgaATACTCAGTAAACAAGAGAGtaataaatgtttttctctaCAGAATGTTACAGCACCAGTTATTCAAAACTTTCCTAGTATTTAAGTCATTCTCCCAGTATGATACCAGATACACTtacagagaaggaggcagacTGCAACACCAAAACCAAAACGACAGGACAGTTTGGAAGCAAACTGAGATCTGTTCAGTTGTACAAAAGCagtaatttattctttctattttgaattattaaatAGAAGTAACCTCCATTGTATAAACTTCTTTCTAAAGTGAAACCAGAAACAATACCTTCTTTATGGAATTTAACACAAAGTTTTATAGAAGACTCTGGGCTTTGAAAGTatgtttccaaagaaaatgaaacagtccacagaaagaatattttttaaaaaacattaaaacacaCAACtgaacagcaagaaaaaaatatatggtgCTGACAAAATATTAAAGCAAATATTCAGGAGCTGCTTACTCggcaggcactgttccaggcaccaAGCACACCCACTGAGGAGAGCACTGGCCCTGCCTCGCCGGTCTGTGGGCTAGTGACGAGGGCCACACTCTCCCAGCCCAGCCAGCTGCATGTCTCCCTCTGGAGAGATACGTACCGGTTGCCTCGATTCCTGTGGCTCCCACCAGCTCTGCTGTTCCATTCCTCAACAATTGGAGGGGACTCAGGAGGGCGTTTCAGGTACTCCTGGTACTCTTTGTCATCTTCTGTGAATCTACTGGCAAACATCTCTTCAAAACTTGGAACAGCTTCAGAAGTGTCAGTCATTCTAAAATTCTTACAGTTTTTAATAtctattagaattttttttaaaaaaagagcactATCTTATCAGACGGTGAAAAACCAAGAAGCGAACAGGCAGGGCATTCATAAAAGTCTGTGTGTACTTTTAAATGTAAGACAGATTTTAGACATTCAATTTACTACTTCTTGATTTCTGTCATATAGGCTTTGTGCTAACTAGGAGCCGGATACAAAGATAAACACTACATCATGGACCCTGCGCCTACAGAGTGCTCAGTCTAGCAGGAGAGACGGGCACGGCGTAAATACGAAGGGAGGAGCAGTGAACATCAGGAAATGAAGCTGGAAAAGCAGGCAGGGGTCAAACTGACATACTTTGTGTCCAATGCAAACAACTTTGCACTTTTTCTGGTAGGAGATGGGTTGTCGTAGGTGGTTTAAGCAGAGAGGTCTCCAGAGCAAATTTACTATTTAGAAGGATCACCTTCCAACAGAGGAGAAAATAGGTAAGTGAGATTAGACTAAAAGCAGATTACTGCAATAACGTAGGTGACACGCTGAGGGCTTCATCTGAGGCAGTGATTCTgagaacaaatttaaaagaattccaGGAGGAACTAACCACTAACTAGacgctgggggcagggggctaaAGGAAAACTCCCAGGCTTCTGGCCACATGACTGGACAGGCTATGGTGCCATAAGAACTACAGGAAGAAGGGTGGGCgaggacacacacacagtttGAAGTCAGCTATGGTATGTACATTCACATGGAGAGTCAGTTAACTAGTGTTTGGGACTGAAAACTAGGCTGAAGACGAATATGGGAGACAGCAGCAATTCTGTTGGTGGTGAATGCCGTGAGAATGGATGAGATTCCTCAGAAAGACTGTGCAATAAGAAGAGTAGCAAGAAACAGAatctggggggccggccccatggccgagaggttaagtttgcacgctctgcttcggcagcccagggtcctctggttcggatcctgggcacagaccacaCACCTTtcgtcaagctgtgctgtggtgtcccacacagaagaactagaatgacctacaactaggatatacaactatgtactggggctttgggagggtaaaaaaaaaaaaaaaagaggaagcttggcaagaTGTTACCTAAGcgccagaaaaaaagaaacagaatcctggagaatatcaaaatataaagaagttgaaggggccggccccgtggctgagttgtGAAGTTCCCGGCACTCCACTTTGGGGTCCCGGGTTCAcgggcttggatcctgggtgcagtccTACTCCGCTCATCAACCAtgatgtggaggcatcccatgtacaaaaaagagaggaacattggcacagatgttagctcagggctaatcttccttaaggaaaaagaagaggaggattggcaatggatgttagctcagggcgaatcttcttcacacacaaaaaaagaagttgaAGATGAAGGGATAAGAAGAGAACACACAGATAGATAAGAAGCAGAGATTATCATAGAAGGCAAGAGAATAAAGACTGAATGGCTGTCAGTGTTGAATGGTACAGTGGTAGAAACaaccaagaagagaaaattaattggATTTAGCCATTAAGAGGTGACTCTTTTAGAGTGGCAGGGATTTGAAGCAGGACAGCAATTAATTGAGAAGCAACTGGAAAGTAAAGAAGTAGAAATCTACACTGCTTATAAACTAAGTTTTCAAGAAGCATGGCTGAACAGGAGAAAAAAGACAGGGCAGTACCTAAGGAGTTACTAGAAGATTATCTCTTATTTTTCCCAGGAGAAAATACCTAAGGGTgtttataggaaaagaaaaaaggagcgaacaaaaaagagaaagaatgaaaatacggAAGAGACATGACAATAGAAAggtatttaaaagtttttatttttattcttttattttttcctttttctccccaaagccccccggtacatagttgtgtatttttagttgtgggtcattctggttgtggcatgtgagacgccgcctcagtgtggcctgatgagcagtgccatgtccaaacccaggatccgaactggcgaaaccctgggctgccgcagaggagtgtgcgaacttaaccacttaaccatggggccagcccctagaaaggTATTTAAATACACAGCTACAACAGTCTAGGGTAACTACTACACTGGTATCCAACGTATTCTTATTCCAGAAActgtgacaaaggaaaaataaatactgtaGATATTGTCTAATGGCTCTAAAAACTGAAATCTGTATCAGCTGGGTTTTCCAGGCCATCTATGGATTCACTCAAATAGTACTTGTTCACCCACATTCTCAGAGCCCTCCACCTCTCGGAAAAGATTTGGCTTAGGCTGCAGAAGGCCTAATCCTCGAGAAACCACAGCAAATACCGGTGGCAGGCGACCAGCCTCAACACGGCTACCCACAGTGGGGCCGCGGCGCCCAGGAGGGAGCTGACATCTTTTCATCTTCACCCAAGACCTAGAAGCCAGCCGTGGAGTATTCCGTGGGTAGCCCCCACTTCCCAGTCTTCCTTGACCAAGTTCTGGTCAGTATTCGCATCCCCTGCCTCTCCTAACCCAAACCCCATCTTCCTGCTCTTTGCCCCAAGACTCCTGAAAGCCGTTTTATGGTTTGGGGCATATGTGATATCGCgctaaaactttaaaatcaaatCTCTCCCTCTTATCGGACatcctgaaattatttttcttcctgtattaCTTCAGTTTATAGTCATAAGTTTCTGACAAAGAGAGGTGATGTTGGAAGACAGCTTCTCCCTTAGTTTGTCTTTTCTCCAAATCCcgcaaaacaaatacaaatattttaacatttataataGTGCCCTCATCCCAACAAAATTAAACCAAGATTACTGTTTGGATGCAAGAAGCAGCACATAAACGTCTTCCCTTTTAGGCTGCTGCTCTCTAGAGCGCGTGCCTCACTAAATACCAGACTTTCAACGCGTCTGGGATCGGCAAACTGACGCCACATTCTTAAATCCAAGGTATGATTCAAAATAAATCCAGCTAATTAAACTCGTGCCTGGATTTCTGTAGGAATCACAGAAACCACTAGAAAGATGACCCTCATCTAACCAGACGGGCAGTAAAAGTCCCAGGGCAAGGCGAACGCGCCACCCTATTTTCACGTTCCCCCACGACCCCCTCCAGACCATCTTCATCATCACTcaggagaagaaaatttaaacagaattttaaCGGACCCAAGCTTTACTTACCTCAGGGATTTGAGGCAGCTGCACCGTTTAACGTTCAGGCTGTTTCGATCTgtgggaggggaaaaagaaaaacaaaaacaacttggCTCCCTCGAAGGAAACCCTGAAAAGGGGTGCGGGTTGGGGGGCGGCCATTAGGGCCTCCGTCAACGAAGGGGCTGGAGTAACAGTGCCCTGCAGACTTCCAACGCCCACTGCAGAGAGGAGCCCGAGCTCGAGGAGCCAGCGAAGGGCCAGAAGATGCTCCAAGGCCAGTCCTCCGGGCCTCGGCCCCAGCAGCCGCTCTCGCGCGGACTAGGCCGGCGCCGCTCCGCCGAGAGGAGGCCCTGCCGTTCACGTCAGTCCTCGCACACCGCCCAGAGGCGGCGACAGCTCCACTCCCGTCCCCGGCCCCTCCGCCCCAGCAGGCAAGAGACAGGCCGCGAGGGGTAGCGGCGCCCGGCTCGCCCAGGAGCCCAGACCGGAAGCGCCCCTCCCCACGCCGCGCGGCCCCCCGGCCCCTCCTCCGCGCCGCCCACAGCGGGCGACTCGCAGGCCAAGGGCTGCGTCGCTCCGGCGCGGGCCCGACTCCGCCGGCCAAACAGGCAAGAAACACACCCACCTGCGGCCCACCAGGCGGCCCTACACCCCGCGCTCCGCTCCGGCGCTCCCGGTAACCGACTCACTTCCGCCAGAAGCCGACGACCACCTGACTTCCGCTTCCGGCCGGAAAAGGCGGAGGTGGACCTGTCAACTCTCGCGAGGTCTAAGGCTCGCCTTGTGGTTTTGGCCCAGTGCTTCGACCGCTAGTGCGACGCGCGAAGCTCGCCAGGTGTGGTCACGTGGCGGGCTGCGGGCGACGAGGCCCTCCCTGCGCTTTCAGCCTGCCTGGTGACTGGGCGGGAACGGACGGCGCCCTATAGTAAGCCCCTTCGGGAGCCGGGGACGGGTCGGGACGGAAGTTCTGGAAATaggcaaagcagggagggaaAGGCCGCTCCCGGCCGCGTGCCCCCAGGTCTGTGCAGCGCGAGGAGAGCGCGGCCTGCAAGAGCCGGCGCGCGTGGATGACTTCCGCCGCGCAGGGATGACCCGTCGCGCTGCACCTTGCACTCCCGCGCGGACGAACCTCGGCGGTGAGGTCGCCGTAGTgcgctgtgtgtgtgtctgtgccggAACACACCCGCCGTCTGCTCCAGCTTACGCCGTTGGGCCCTGCTACCTCCAGGAGTCTTGGCTGTTTCTTCTTGGATGTTCTGCAGGTGTATAAACGCTGAATATGCCAAACAtcacctgccccctccctcccaaaTTGCTTTCCACACTCTGCCCTCTTTTTGTTGATATTACCACCAGTTTCCAGCCTGGAAACATCGATGTCTGTATTtaatgccatttatttcttttacttgctcCCGTCACTTGACAAGTTCTGCCCCCATTACCTCTGCATTAATTTTGGCGTCCATCCTCTCTCCTTACTCTTGCCTCCCCCAATCAAATTTCTCATTATCATTCCCTGAACAGTG from Equus asinus isolate D_3611 breed Donkey chromosome 2, EquAss-T2T_v2, whole genome shotgun sequence includes these protein-coding regions:
- the RAMAC gene encoding RNA guanine-N7 methyltransferase activating subunit, with product MTDTSEAVPSFEEMFASRFTEDDKEYQEYLKRPPESPPIVEEWNSRAGGSHRNRGNRLQDNRQFRGRDGRRGWPSDNRSNQWHGRSWGNNYPQHRQEPYYPHQYGHCGYNQRPPYGYY